A DNA window from SAR324 cluster bacterium contains the following coding sequences:
- a CDS encoding MaoC family dehydratase gives MPKAADWNIGDELPVMTTEPLTRHALALYCGASGDHNPIHVDFDYAKEAGLDDVIAHGMLSMGYLGKMLTNWISQKQIRSYQARFTAMMHIGEGICCSGRITNKWEEDGRWLARIELFADTPQAQTIIGEAEVLLD, from the coding sequence ATGCCCAAAGCTGCAGATTGGAACATTGGAGACGAACTTCCTGTGATGACAACTGAGCCACTCACAAGGCATGCTCTCGCCTTGTACTGCGGCGCTTCAGGAGATCACAATCCAATTCATGTTGATTTTGATTACGCGAAAGAGGCAGGGCTGGATGATGTGATTGCGCATGGGATGCTCTCGATGGGTTACCTTGGCAAGATGTTAACTAATTGGATTTCACAAAAGCAGATACGCAGCTATCAGGCCCGCTTTACTGCAATGATGCACATTGGGGAGGGTATTTGCTGTTCAGGTCGAATTACAAATAAATGGGAAGAAGACGGGAGGTGGTTGGCGAGGATTGAACTGTTTGCAGATACCCCGCAAGCCCAAACAATCATTGGAGAAGCAGAGGTTCTTTTGGATTAA
- a CDS encoding NUDIX hydrolase — protein MPESREYPSRPFVGVGVVVLKDEDVLLIRRGRPPRLGEWSLPGGAQSIGETVEETASREVLEETGVQIQQPQFLEVVDSIIRDDNQQVRFHYTLIDYWANWASGTPLGSDDAQHAEWISFNKLEDLGLWSKTVEVIQKARKLRERESVVGISGRNFRK, from the coding sequence ATGCCTGAATCCAGAGAGTATCCATCACGCCCTTTTGTGGGAGTAGGAGTCGTGGTTTTGAAAGATGAAGATGTGCTACTGATCCGCCGAGGCCGGCCCCCGAGATTGGGAGAGTGGAGTCTTCCAGGAGGTGCTCAGTCCATTGGAGAAACAGTTGAGGAGACAGCCAGCAGGGAAGTGTTGGAAGAAACTGGCGTACAAATTCAGCAGCCCCAATTTCTAGAAGTTGTGGACTCAATCATCCGAGATGACAATCAACAAGTTCGCTTCCACTATACCCTGATCGATTACTGGGCAAATTGGGCATCAGGAACTCCGCTAGGTTCAGATGACGCTCAACACGCTGAGTGGATTTCTTTCAACAAACTGGAAGATCTTGGCTTATGGTCAAAAACTGTCGAAGTGATCCAGAAAGCCAGGAAACTGAGAGAAAGAGAATCTGTGGTGGGAATTTCTGGTCGTAATTTCAGAAAATGA
- a CDS encoding DUF6279 family lipoprotein: MILLKIVRVAWPVGLLLLLGSCNTLYLGYNNLNWLTRWRLDSYLDLTSEQDRWLNVQLAEHIAWHRKEELPHYVDFLRDIQIKARDGLTRKEWREGLEKVELGWKRILDRLRPDAAKLLADLDPEQVEELRSEFQEENEEIAEHLDEPNAQRGEKRRERRQESLEEWFGDWSPEQLLALEGIWQKSRPEVDETKSRLKRREKSQAEFFNFLNQQPNQEQAQQWLIGWQRQLQENDQQNDWRSRYEARILGIDQILTALQREHALAKLEEYTVEIEKLIAEN, from the coding sequence ATGATTCTGTTAAAAATAGTTAGAGTAGCTTGGCCGGTAGGGCTTCTGCTCTTACTGGGAAGCTGTAACACGCTTTATCTAGGTTACAACAACCTAAACTGGCTAACACGCTGGAGGCTAGATTCTTACCTCGACCTTACAAGTGAGCAAGACAGATGGCTGAATGTGCAATTAGCTGAACACATTGCTTGGCACCGCAAAGAAGAGTTGCCCCATTATGTTGACTTTCTTAGAGACATCCAGATAAAAGCTCGGGATGGATTGACTCGAAAAGAATGGAGGGAAGGGCTTGAAAAGGTTGAGCTTGGTTGGAAGCGAATCTTGGACCGATTGCGACCGGATGCCGCTAAATTACTGGCTGATTTGGATCCGGAACAAGTGGAGGAATTGCGGAGTGAGTTCCAAGAAGAGAACGAGGAAATAGCAGAACATTTAGATGAACCGAACGCACAAAGAGGAGAGAAGCGCCGTGAGCGCAGGCAGGAGAGTCTCGAGGAATGGTTCGGTGATTGGTCACCGGAACAACTTCTGGCTTTGGAGGGCATCTGGCAAAAATCCCGACCCGAAGTTGATGAAACGAAATCTCGCTTGAAACGCCGAGAGAAGTCACAAGCAGAGTTTTTCAATTTTCTGAATCAACAACCAAATCAAGAACAGGCACAGCAATGGCTGATAGGCTGGCAACGTCAGCTTCAAGAAAACGATCAGCAAAATGATTGGCGTAGCCGGTATGAAGCCAGAATACTAGGGATTGATCAAATACTCACTGCTCTGCAGCGAGAACACGCGCTGGCAAAACTAGAGGAATATACTGTTGAAATAGAAAAACTTATTGCTGAAAACTAA
- a CDS encoding dihydrodipicolinate synthase family protein, translating into MRFGYKGILPAMQCPMKENFEIDYKELQRFANWLISFEGVNGLVTNGHTGEIFSLSPKERAEVTKAVVEAVDGKVPVVSGIAVEGIQEGIEQAGMLKEAGADGLLVMPFHHWLRFGFSDDHAIEYFSELGETSGLNLVAHIYPAWTKANYSSGLLGELSKLEWVTTIKLGTREMSQYARDIKAIRENGEGVTILTCHDEYLLASMVQGVDGALVGFASFIPDKITKLYECVKVGDLKGAQEIQEWILPLKEAVYASGEPSGEAHARMKTAMFLSGRLKCDAVRKPIKKPEGAAYQKIQSAVSRAGF; encoded by the coding sequence ATGAGATTTGGCTACAAGGGAATCTTGCCAGCAATGCAGTGCCCAATGAAAGAGAATTTTGAAATTGACTATAAAGAACTTCAGAGATTTGCAAATTGGCTCATAAGTTTTGAGGGAGTAAATGGTCTGGTGACAAATGGTCATACAGGAGAAATTTTTTCATTATCACCAAAAGAAAGGGCAGAAGTAACGAAAGCGGTTGTTGAAGCTGTGGATGGAAAAGTGCCGGTGGTTTCCGGAATTGCTGTGGAAGGTATTCAGGAGGGAATTGAACAAGCTGGAATGCTAAAAGAGGCTGGGGCAGATGGTTTGTTAGTGATGCCTTTTCATCATTGGCTGAGATTTGGTTTTTCTGATGATCATGCAATTGAGTATTTTTCAGAACTTGGAGAAACAAGTGGTTTAAATTTAGTTGCCCATATTTATCCAGCTTGGACAAAAGCAAATTATAGTTCTGGTTTATTGGGAGAACTTTCAAAACTCGAGTGGGTAACTACAATTAAATTAGGCACTCGGGAAATGTCACAATATGCAAGAGATATTAAAGCCATTAGAGAAAATGGGGAAGGAGTTACAATTCTAACCTGTCATGATGAATATTTACTTGCATCTATGGTTCAGGGTGTTGATGGTGCTTTAGTAGGTTTTGCTTCATTTATACCAGATAAAATAACCAAACTTTATGAATGCGTAAAAGTGGGTGATTTAAAGGGCGCACAAGAAATTCAGGAATGGATTCTTCCTCTAAAAGAGGCAGTTTATGCCAGTGGAGAGCCCTCAGGAGAGGCACATGCAAGAATGAAAACCGCGATGTTCTTGTCTGGTAGATTAAAATGCGATGCAGTCAGAAAGCCAATTAAAAAACCAGAAGGAGCAGCGTATCAGAAAATTCAATCTGCTGTAAGTAGAGCAGGTTTTTAA
- a CDS encoding acyl-CoA dehydrogenase family protein: MDFTISPEIASLRDRIARFVDQDVLPVETDRSTWDPHENIGYEALQTLRQKARQEGLWCLQLSPEAGGLGLGKMGMSVCYEAMNRSIFGPVVFNSAAPDDGNMMVLEKLGTAEQKAYWLAPIADGVVRSAFVMTEPAPGSGSDPGMMQTWAKRDGDDYVIEGKKWFITGAEGAAHFILIARTSEDARRGHTAFLFHRDNPGWEIVRRIPIMGPEEHGGHCELNFNALRIPKENILLEEGRGLKVIQTRLGPARLTHCMRWLGLAKRCVEIASEYAVRREGFGVKLFERESVQMMLGDLAMQIEVGRMLVMKAAWEIDRGGFAQREVSMAKIQVANLLSKAADVAIQINGARGYSKDTILEWIYRYARQARLVDGADEVHKMVLNGYLEKEGNDFWNWGVGE, encoded by the coding sequence TTGGATTTCACGATCTCACCAGAAATAGCCTCATTGCGTGATCGAATAGCTAGATTTGTCGATCAAGATGTCTTACCTGTTGAAACAGATCGCTCGACTTGGGACCCACATGAGAATATTGGGTATGAGGCACTTCAAACATTGAGACAAAAGGCTCGCCAAGAAGGACTATGGTGTCTGCAACTTTCCCCGGAAGCTGGAGGACTAGGCCTTGGTAAGATGGGAATGTCGGTCTGTTACGAAGCAATGAACAGGTCGATTTTTGGGCCAGTAGTTTTTAACTCTGCGGCTCCAGACGATGGCAATATGATGGTGCTTGAAAAACTGGGCACTGCTGAGCAGAAAGCTTACTGGTTAGCTCCCATTGCAGACGGTGTTGTGCGTTCAGCGTTTGTGATGACAGAGCCTGCCCCAGGTTCAGGTTCTGATCCAGGCATGATGCAAACATGGGCAAAAAGAGATGGCGATGATTACGTAATTGAAGGAAAGAAATGGTTCATTACAGGTGCTGAGGGGGCAGCCCATTTCATTTTGATCGCACGCACCTCTGAAGATGCTCGCCGAGGGCACACTGCTTTTTTGTTTCATCGTGATAACCCGGGTTGGGAAATCGTTCGCCGTATTCCGATTATGGGACCTGAGGAACACGGTGGCCATTGTGAATTGAATTTTAACGCGCTACGAATTCCCAAGGAGAATATTCTTTTAGAGGAAGGCCGTGGCCTGAAAGTTATCCAGACTAGGTTGGGTCCTGCAAGGCTCACTCACTGTATGCGCTGGCTTGGGCTAGCTAAACGGTGTGTTGAAATTGCCAGTGAATATGCAGTCCGCCGAGAAGGATTCGGAGTTAAATTGTTTGAGCGTGAGAGCGTCCAAATGATGCTGGGTGATCTTGCGATGCAGATCGAAGTAGGCCGAATGCTGGTCATGAAAGCTGCTTGGGAAATCGACCGCGGCGGCTTTGCACAGAGAGAGGTCTCCATGGCCAAGATCCAGGTTGCCAATCTGTTATCCAAGGCAGCAGATGTTGCCATTCAAATCAATGGGGCACGGGGCTACTCAAAAGACACTATTCTTGAGTGGATTTATCGCTATGCCCGTCAGGCCAGATTGGTGGATGGAGCTGATGAAGTGCATAAAATGGTGTTGAACGGGTATCTGGAGAAAGAAGGTAATGATTTCTGGAATTGGGGGGTCGGAGAGTGA
- a CDS encoding formylglycine-generating enzyme family protein, with protein sequence MQKFNDFQMDRTEVTIGDFRKFVEATKFRSRAEVEGGGFEYGAGWERRPGWTWQRPHGVEANDQEPAVHLNYAEAQAYCEWVGKRLPTDEEWASMAYHEQRRNPPAAFEFGKIYDYPTGDDPTGANCLAECGPSLSVDHGINLRRGTGHTLAGNSKAGVNGLYEMGANVWEWIQGEGVQARTRGGSWWYGARPMHREHSAYKPKDFYAIYIGFRCASDL encoded by the coding sequence ATGCAGAAGTTCAATGATTTCCAGATGGATCGGACTGAAGTAACGATTGGAGATTTTCGAAAATTTGTCGAAGCAACAAAGTTTCGTTCCCGAGCTGAGGTAGAGGGTGGTGGTTTTGAGTATGGTGCTGGATGGGAGCGTAGGCCTGGTTGGACTTGGCAGAGACCACATGGAGTTGAAGCGAATGATCAAGAACCTGCAGTGCATCTGAATTATGCAGAAGCCCAAGCATACTGTGAGTGGGTTGGTAAGCGTTTACCAACTGATGAAGAATGGGCTAGTATGGCTTATCATGAGCAAAGAAGAAACCCACCTGCTGCTTTTGAATTCGGAAAAATCTATGACTATCCCACTGGAGATGATCCAACTGGTGCAAATTGTCTGGCAGAGTGTGGCCCATCGCTCTCAGTGGATCACGGTATAAACTTGCGTCGTGGGACGGGTCATACTTTGGCTGGAAACAGCAAGGCTGGGGTAAACGGGCTTTATGAAATGGGAGCCAACGTCTGGGAATGGATTCAAGGGGAAGGGGTGCAAGCTCGCACAAGAGGAGGCTCTTGGTGGTATGGAGCCCGACCAATGCACCGGGAACACTCCGCATACAAACCAAAAGATTTTTATGCGATTTATATTGGTTTTAGATGTGCCTCAGATCTCTGA
- a CDS encoding MaoC family dehydratase N-terminal domain-containing protein produces MIDKNLIGYSFEPVQLAVEAGRLKFVAKALGLTDPVYSDADAACAEGYSDLLAPPTFPFMLESDALDLEALCEFFGQNVKHLLHAEQKFTYHQLICAGDQITFVKTIREIFDKKNEQLEFVVSDNTLTNQNDILCVESQTTYVFRNA; encoded by the coding sequence ATGATTGACAAAAACTTGATTGGCTATTCCTTTGAGCCTGTTCAGCTTGCCGTCGAGGCTGGACGACTAAAGTTTGTGGCTAAAGCGCTGGGCCTAACAGATCCAGTTTACAGTGATGCTGATGCAGCCTGCGCTGAGGGTTATTCAGATCTGCTCGCTCCACCGACTTTCCCATTTATGCTGGAGTCGGATGCTTTGGATTTAGAGGCGCTTTGTGAATTTTTTGGGCAGAACGTAAAGCACTTGCTGCATGCAGAGCAAAAGTTTACCTATCACCAGCTGATCTGTGCAGGTGATCAGATTACATTCGTCAAAACCATCCGGGAAATTTTCGATAAGAAAAATGAACAACTGGAGTTTGTTGTTTCAGATAACACGCTGACCAATCAGAATGATATCCTTTGTGTTGAGAGTCAGACTACCTACGTCTTCAGAAATGCTTAG
- a CDS encoding sulfite exporter TauE/SafE family protein, whose protein sequence is MGTTDLGSIFQIEIVLIFLFAGIIKGLIGLGVPMITLSLMSLFQPVPSAVVITLLPSFLTNVWQGGKGGNFIKLSRKLWGLIIMVPPGVWIGTYFLDKFEVPWFSVILGSLLIIFGVLSLSGIDLQVPEGQENYWGILVGIVGGLMLGMTGIFSVPSVFYLYGLKLTRDELVQALGIVLNIVTVFLAIALYRMGILYEKQLLLSIGALFGTVCGMAIGQQIRRHISEGLFRKNFLSFLMILGTYIITNALNELGVLTLSVSE, encoded by the coding sequence ATGGGGACTACAGACTTGGGATCAATTTTTCAGATTGAAATCGTACTGATTTTTTTATTTGCTGGTATCATCAAGGGCCTAATTGGTTTAGGTGTTCCGATGATCACACTCTCCTTGATGAGTCTTTTTCAACCTGTTCCAAGCGCAGTCGTTATTACACTCCTTCCAAGTTTTTTGACAAATGTCTGGCAAGGAGGCAAAGGTGGAAATTTTATAAAGCTTAGCAGGAAATTATGGGGGTTGATTATTATGGTGCCTCCAGGAGTCTGGATCGGGACTTATTTTCTTGATAAATTTGAAGTGCCCTGGTTTTCAGTAATTCTAGGCAGTTTACTGATTATTTTTGGTGTTTTGAGTTTAAGTGGAATCGATCTCCAAGTCCCTGAAGGTCAAGAAAATTACTGGGGAATTTTAGTGGGCATTGTCGGAGGTTTAATGCTGGGTATGACTGGTATTTTTTCTGTTCCCAGCGTCTTCTACCTCTACGGTTTAAAATTGACTAGGGACGAATTGGTACAAGCGTTAGGAATTGTTCTCAATATCGTGACTGTTTTTCTGGCAATAGCACTGTACCGCATGGGAATTCTCTACGAAAAACAGTTACTCTTATCTATTGGCGCATTGTTTGGAACAGTTTGCGGAATGGCGATTGGCCAACAAATTCGTCGCCATATCTCAGAAGGGCTTTTCCGAAAAAATTTTCTAAGTTTCCTTATGATTCTCGGGACTTACATCATCACGAATGCTTTGAATGAATTGGGGGTTCTCACCCTATCAGTCAGCGAGTAA
- a CDS encoding IclR family transcriptional regulator — translation MEKNKNFIYVLEKALKVLEQFSSIRPNLTLTEIEQETGYGPGTTHRILKTLTELGYLRFSDQTRRYSLTFKILNLGFSAMSRMEIREIVRPELLSLAKTTKQVVSFGILDNVDVVYIDRVQSNAFRLGVDIRIGTRIPTYYTAIGKSILAFLTQERSLDILKKQELVDPYSKQKIELEKIIKELQKIRKKRWCYTEPAPAIRVLASPILDQSKNPVGAISIAGLQLNSTKDSFIDNHINHLLNTTAQLGPALSILGSCENN, via the coding sequence TTGGAAAAAAATAAAAATTTTATTTATGTACTTGAAAAAGCTCTGAAAGTATTAGAGCAGTTTTCTAGTATTAGGCCTAATTTAACACTAACTGAGATTGAGCAAGAAACAGGTTATGGACCTGGTACAACACACCGCATTTTAAAGACACTAACCGAACTGGGCTATTTACGTTTTTCAGATCAGACTAGGCGATATAGTTTAACCTTTAAGATTTTAAATCTAGGTTTTTCGGCCATGAGTAGAATGGAAATTCGTGAGATAGTACGCCCTGAATTATTAAGCTTGGCTAAGACAACAAAACAAGTTGTTAGTTTTGGTATCTTAGACAATGTAGATGTTGTTTACATTGACCGAGTACAATCTAATGCTTTCAGACTAGGTGTTGATATAAGAATTGGAACCAGAATTCCCACATATTACACAGCGATTGGTAAAAGCATTTTAGCATTCCTCACACAAGAAAGATCACTTGATATTTTAAAAAAACAAGAACTGGTTGATCCTTACAGCAAGCAAAAAATTGAGTTGGAAAAAATCATCAAAGAGCTTCAAAAAATTAGAAAAAAAAGATGGTGCTACACTGAGCCCGCACCTGCAATTCGAGTTTTGGCATCACCAATACTAGACCAAAGTAAAAATCCAGTTGGAGCAATAAGCATCGCAGGTCTTCAGTTAAATTCTACGAAAGATTCATTCATTGATAATCATATAAACCATTTGCTAAATACAACGGCTCAGCTAGGGCCAGCACTTTCCATTCTTGGATCTTGTGAAAACAATTAA
- a CDS encoding phosphotransferase family protein produces MKADLNGEVDFNEESLGRFLTARLGADCGIFQLSRISGGQSNPTYFLNWGEQNLVLRKQPNGPILKGAHAVDREYRVLEVLHLTSVPVPEPVLYCAEPELLGTPFYLMQRVEGRVFTETSLSELPAEERTPIWMAVAETLASLHSIRPEEVGLADYGKPGNYFERQISRWVRQYQNSPSRPIQPIEDLYDWLLGNLPADDGAVSLCHGDFRLGNLLFHPTEVRVSAILDWELSTLGHPLADLGFCCMPWHTSPDEYGGLLGFDLNELALPTEEDFVGRYMASLNQVSTPQPFHTAFALYRFAVIFVGIADRAREGNAADPKAKTLGPLAEHFAVRGLEISKGIPHAF; encoded by the coding sequence ATGAAGGCCGATTTGAATGGTGAAGTGGATTTTAATGAGGAATCACTTGGGCGCTTTTTAACAGCAAGGCTTGGGGCTGATTGTGGAATATTTCAGTTGAGCAGAATCAGTGGAGGTCAATCAAATCCAACGTATTTCTTGAATTGGGGTGAGCAAAATCTAGTACTGAGAAAGCAACCGAATGGTCCAATCTTGAAAGGTGCCCATGCAGTTGACCGTGAATATAGAGTACTCGAGGTGCTTCACCTAACGTCTGTTCCTGTACCTGAGCCTGTCTTGTATTGTGCTGAGCCAGAGTTGCTGGGAACCCCCTTTTACCTGATGCAGCGAGTAGAGGGACGTGTGTTCACTGAGACTTCATTATCGGAGTTGCCAGCGGAGGAACGTACTCCGATTTGGATGGCTGTTGCCGAGACACTGGCCAGTCTTCATTCAATTCGGCCTGAGGAGGTCGGACTGGCTGATTATGGAAAACCAGGCAACTATTTCGAACGGCAAATCTCACGTTGGGTAAGGCAGTATCAGAACTCACCATCTAGACCCATTCAACCGATTGAGGATCTGTACGATTGGCTGTTGGGAAATCTACCAGCAGATGATGGCGCGGTTTCGCTGTGTCATGGAGATTTCCGTCTGGGAAACTTACTGTTTCACCCAACCGAAGTGAGAGTATCGGCAATTCTTGATTGGGAACTCTCTACATTGGGACACCCTCTAGCAGATCTTGGCTTTTGTTGTATGCCCTGGCATACCTCACCCGATGAATATGGCGGTCTGCTGGGTTTTGATCTGAATGAGCTTGCCTTACCAACCGAGGAAGATTTTGTAGGTCGGTACATGGCTTCTCTCAATCAAGTGTCAACACCTCAACCCTTTCATACTGCGTTTGCGCTTTACCGATTTGCAGTAATCTTTGTTGGAATTGCAGATCGGGCCCGAGAAGGTAATGCAGCAGATCCCAAAGCAAAAACTCTTGGTCCTCTGGCGGAACACTTTGCAGTGAGGGGACTGGAAATTTCAAAAGGAATTCCTCATGCTTTTTGA